From one Flavobacteriales bacterium genomic stretch:
- a CDS encoding sensor histidine kinase: protein MRIRIPGLLVFASLCGPWCGAPIMASHVNDSLRYVLDSDASAAERAKALCTFSERQLISDPAGALAHASNALRIAEIDGGERVIHEALCALRTAQFRLGLVPEHIKSTMRAVDLSRAIGDPGLLSADLQELSKAYHGANRLDEAVEHARQALAIRMPTHDRVAIAGAERFLLEALFNAGRYEELVRSAERAFANAAALTAIEQARLRRLVARALMALNKHSDALPHLAQAGHAIESEGDDHDRFNQAIDMAQWAAGTGRMNDGLRHLQLAERLSERLPSNLTSTPMTRVGYQLALSAQDWRSAHEHLKAIAQQADSAHRSARESALAGIMMVHELDARERERIDLAAAAERTEAQLTDQVASNRALVAALAGLAILSAALLMLALRHQRSAKRSKLKSAVIERQKEEIHARSLELQRQNMRLAETLMREERHGLALGEMHHRLKNNLQTIDGLLQMQSGALSDPAAEKVLREARGRLSAMALVHQSIYRLGDDSALPIRDHLQELARNVIVAHGRHDRISVILDADPIELHATDLLPLSLIVNELLTNSLKHGIAPDSHGSIRIVLRRTARGLDLRYCDHSAPATSDHQRGTFGMELMQALAEQLNGRISIQAGLQTTYAVEAAPDSLALRKAS, encoded by the coding sequence ATGCGAATCCGAATCCCTGGCTTGTTGGTGTTCGCCTCGCTTTGCGGGCCATGGTGCGGTGCACCCATCATGGCCTCCCATGTGAATGACAGCTTGCGTTATGTGCTAGACTCTGATGCGTCGGCGGCGGAGCGCGCCAAGGCTTTGTGCACATTCTCGGAGCGACAGCTCATCAGCGACCCGGCCGGGGCGCTGGCCCATGCCTCCAATGCGTTGCGCATCGCTGAGATCGACGGCGGGGAACGCGTGATCCATGAGGCCCTGTGCGCGCTGCGAACCGCGCAATTCCGTCTGGGGCTCGTGCCTGAGCACATCAAGAGCACCATGCGCGCGGTTGACCTCTCGCGCGCCATCGGTGATCCCGGGCTCCTAAGCGCAGATCTTCAAGAGCTCTCCAAGGCCTATCACGGCGCGAATCGCCTCGATGAAGCCGTGGAGCATGCGCGCCAGGCGCTGGCCATCAGGATGCCCACGCACGACCGGGTGGCTATTGCAGGGGCCGAACGCTTCCTGCTCGAAGCGCTCTTCAATGCTGGCCGATATGAAGAGCTCGTGCGCAGCGCGGAGCGCGCATTCGCCAATGCCGCTGCATTGACGGCCATCGAGCAGGCGCGCCTCCGGCGTTTGGTGGCGCGTGCGCTCATGGCGCTGAACAAGCACAGCGACGCCCTGCCCCACTTGGCGCAGGCCGGGCATGCCATCGAATCCGAAGGCGATGATCACGACCGCTTCAACCAAGCGATCGACATGGCCCAATGGGCCGCAGGGACCGGGCGCATGAACGATGGTCTGCGTCATCTCCAGTTGGCCGAACGGCTTTCAGAAAGGCTGCCTAGCAACCTCACATCGACCCCAATGACCCGCGTAGGCTACCAGCTCGCTCTATCCGCACAGGACTGGCGCTCGGCGCACGAGCACCTGAAGGCCATCGCGCAACAGGCCGATTCAGCGCATCGCAGCGCCCGAGAATCCGCACTCGCGGGCATCATGATGGTGCATGAGCTGGACGCGCGGGAGCGCGAGCGCATCGACCTGGCTGCCGCCGCGGAGCGCACTGAGGCGCAGCTCACGGACCAGGTCGCCAGCAACCGCGCGCTGGTCGCTGCCCTTGCAGGCCTGGCCATCCTGAGCGCTGCATTGCTCATGCTGGCCCTCCGGCACCAGCGCTCGGCCAAGCGCAGCAAGCTCAAGAGCGCGGTGATCGAGCGACAGAAGGAAGAGATCCATGCCCGCAGCCTCGAGTTGCAACGGCAGAACATGCGCTTGGCCGAGACCTTGATGCGCGAGGAGCGACATGGCCTAGCATTGGGCGAGATGCACCACCGCCTGAAGAACAACCTGCAGACGATCGACGGGCTCTTGCAGATGCAATCCGGGGCCCTCTCCGACCCTGCTGCTGAAAAGGTGCTGCGCGAGGCCCGCGGACGCCTGAGCGCCATGGCCCTGGTGCATCAATCCATCTACCGCCTGGGCGATGACAGCGCCCTGCCCATCCGCGACCATTTGCAGGAACTGGCCCGCAACGTGATCGTGGCCCACGGCCGCCATGACCGCATCTCGGTCATCCTCGATGCTGACCCCATCGAGCTGCACGCCACAGACCTGCTGCCGCTCAGCCTGATCGTGAACGAATTGCTCACCAACAGCCTCAAGCACGGCATCGCGCCTGATTCCCACGGCTCCATCCGCATCGTGCTTCGCCGCACAGCCCGTGGCCTGGACCTGCGCTATTGCGATCACAGCGCGCCGGCCACGTCCGATCACCAGCGCGGCACTTTCGGCATGGAGCTCATGCAGGCGCTGGCCGAGCAGCTCAATGGGCGGATCAGCATCCAAGCTGGGCTCCAGACCACATACGCCGTGGAAGCTGCGCCGGATAGCCTCGCCCTGCGCAAGGCTTCCTGA
- a CDS encoding DEAD/DEAH box helicase gives MDFHSLGISDELLQGLDAMNIKVPTPIQQQAIPAALGHRDLIACAQTGTGKTAAFLLPLIDVITGYRPKEEGSIRALVVVPTRELALQIDQQLQAIAYYTPITSIPLYGGSDGNTFDQQKQALTSGVEVVIATPGKLLSHLNLGYVPVKGLEFLVLDEADRMLDMGFIDDIKRIIKFLPAERQTLMFSATMPPVIRELAKQVLHDPVEITIALSKPAEGVDQQAYVVYDMKKADVLENILRSSEATSIVIFAGRKVEVKNLNRHLQKRGFSSSGMHSDLDQSEREATMLAFRNRKLRILVATDVVSRGIDIDDIDLVVNYDVPKDPEDYVHRVGRTARAARKGTAITFVNEKEMREFGRIEALIGYEVRKMPMPTGLPPGPAYDPTRREKSNGPRRGGGRGAGRGSRR, from the coding sequence ATGGATTTCCATTCCCTCGGCATCAGCGACGAGCTACTTCAAGGGCTCGACGCCATGAATATCAAGGTGCCCACTCCCATCCAGCAGCAGGCCATCCCGGCTGCGCTGGGCCACCGCGACCTGATCGCCTGCGCGCAGACCGGCACTGGGAAGACCGCCGCCTTCCTTCTCCCGCTCATCGATGTGATCACCGGCTACAGACCGAAGGAGGAAGGCAGCATCCGCGCGCTCGTGGTGGTGCCCACGCGCGAGCTCGCCTTGCAGATCGACCAACAGCTGCAGGCCATCGCGTACTACACGCCCATCACCAGCATCCCGCTCTACGGCGGCAGCGATGGCAACACCTTCGACCAGCAGAAGCAGGCGCTTACCAGCGGCGTTGAAGTGGTGATCGCCACGCCCGGCAAATTGCTGAGCCACCTCAATTTGGGCTACGTGCCGGTGAAGGGCCTCGAGTTCCTCGTGCTCGACGAAGCCGACCGCATGCTCGACATGGGCTTCATCGACGACATCAAGCGCATCATCAAATTCCTGCCCGCCGAACGGCAGACCCTGATGTTCAGCGCCACCATGCCGCCCGTCATACGCGAGCTGGCCAAGCAGGTGCTGCATGATCCCGTAGAGATCACCATCGCGCTGAGCAAGCCCGCAGAAGGCGTTGACCAGCAGGCCTATGTGGTGTACGACATGAAGAAGGCCGATGTGCTGGAGAACATCCTGCGGTCGAGCGAGGCCACCAGCATCGTGATCTTCGCAGGACGCAAGGTGGAGGTGAAGAACCTGAACCGGCACCTGCAGAAGCGCGGCTTCAGCAGCAGCGGCATGCACAGCGACCTGGACCAGAGCGAGCGCGAGGCCACCATGCTCGCCTTCCGCAACCGCAAGCTGCGCATCCTGGTGGCCACCGATGTGGTGAGCCGCGGCATCGACATCGATGACATCGACCTGGTGGTGAATTACGATGTGCCCAAGGACCCCGAAGATTACGTTCACCGCGTGGGCCGAACGGCTCGCGCCGCGCGCAAGGGCACGGCCATCACGTTCGTGAATGAGAAGGAGATGCGCGAATTCGGCCGGATCGAAGCGCTGATCGGCTACGAGGTGAGGAAGATGCCCATGCCAACGGGCCTTCCGCCCGGACCGGCCTACGATCCCACGAGACGGGAGAAAAGCAACGGCCCCCGCCGGGGCGGAGGCCGTGGTGCTGGTCGCGGCAGCAGGCGTTAG
- a CDS encoding peptidylprolyl isomerase: MPLTYLCSALLALTVAACSSSDGASANDQTTKKNVETLPEGVYARITTSKGVVLIRFEHEKAPMTVANFVALAEGKMKNTAKPEGTPYFDGLIFHRVIPGFMIQGGCPLGTGTGNPGYAFADEIHPELKHTRAGTLSMANAGPATNGSQFFITNGPTPHLDGRHAVFGYVVQGQDVVDAIAGVPRGRGDRPNEDVVMQKVAIERVGKAAKAWDAVAVLKANQGKFVQR; this comes from the coding sequence ATGCCGCTCACGTACCTCTGTTCCGCGCTTCTGGCCCTCACCGTTGCGGCCTGTTCCAGCAGTGATGGCGCGTCCGCGAACGACCAAACAACCAAGAAGAACGTGGAAACCTTACCCGAAGGCGTTTACGCCCGCATCACCACCAGCAAAGGCGTGGTCCTTATCCGATTCGAGCATGAGAAAGCGCCCATGACCGTGGCCAATTTCGTGGCCTTGGCCGAGGGCAAGATGAAGAACACCGCGAAGCCTGAAGGCACGCCGTACTTCGATGGCTTGATCTTCCACCGGGTGATCCCCGGTTTCATGATCCAAGGCGGCTGCCCGCTGGGCACGGGCACCGGGAACCCCGGTTATGCCTTTGCCGATGAGATCCATCCGGAACTGAAGCACACGCGCGCCGGAACGTTGAGCATGGCCAATGCGGGCCCGGCTACGAATGGGAGTCAGTTCTTCATCACCAATGGCCCCACGCCGCACCTTGATGGCCGGCACGCGGTGTTCGGTTATGTGGTGCAGGGCCAGGATGTGGTGGATGCCATTGCGGGCGTGCCCCGGGGCCGCGGCGATCGGCCGAATGAGGATGTGGTGATGCAGAAAGTGGCCATTGAGCGCGTGGGCAAGGCTGCCAAGGCTTGGGATGCCGTAGCCGTGCTCAAGGCCAACCAAGGCAAGTTCGTGCAGCGCTAA
- a CDS encoding acyl-CoA dehydrogenase produces MQATDTLAGLNFELSEEQLAVRDAARDFAQNVLKTGVIDRDREQRFPKDEIRQLGELGFLGMMVSPEYGGGGMDTISYVLAMEEISKVDASTSVVMSVNNSLVCWGLEHFGNEEQKRKYLVPLAKGEVIGAFCLSEPEAGSDATSQRTTAIDMGDHYLLNGTKNWITNGGSASTYLVMAQTDAAKGHKGINCLIVEKGMPGFVVGAKEDKLGIRGSDTHTLMFQDVKVPKENRIGADGFGFTFAMKTLSGGRIGIASQALGIASGAYELALAYSKERKAFGKAISEHQAIAFKLADMATEIEAARLLCLKAAWLKDKHLNYDQASAMAKVFASEVAMRTTVEAVQVHGGYGYVKEYHVERLMRDAKITQIYEGTSEVQRIVISRGLLKG; encoded by the coding sequence ATGCAAGCAACCGACACCCTCGCCGGCCTCAACTTCGAACTCAGCGAAGAACAGCTCGCCGTGCGCGACGCAGCGCGTGATTTCGCGCAGAACGTGCTGAAGACGGGCGTGATCGACCGCGACCGGGAGCAGCGCTTCCCCAAGGATGAGATCCGCCAGCTGGGCGAACTCGGTTTCCTGGGCATGATGGTGAGCCCCGAGTACGGCGGCGGCGGCATGGACACCATCAGCTATGTGCTGGCCATGGAAGAGATCAGCAAGGTGGACGCCAGCACCAGCGTGGTGATGAGCGTGAACAACAGCCTGGTGTGCTGGGGCCTGGAGCACTTCGGCAACGAAGAGCAGAAACGCAAGTACCTGGTGCCGCTGGCCAAGGGCGAAGTGATCGGCGCCTTCTGCCTGAGCGAGCCCGAGGCCGGCAGCGATGCCACCAGTCAGCGCACCACGGCCATCGATATGGGCGACCACTATCTGCTGAACGGCACCAAGAACTGGATCACCAACGGCGGATCCGCCAGCACCTATCTGGTAATGGCTCAGACCGATGCGGCGAAAGGGCACAAGGGCATCAATTGCCTGATCGTGGAGAAGGGCATGCCCGGTTTCGTGGTGGGCGCCAAGGAGGATAAGCTCGGCATCCGCGGCAGCGACACCCACACCCTGATGTTCCAGGATGTGAAGGTGCCCAAGGAGAACCGCATCGGCGCTGATGGATTCGGCTTCACCTTCGCCATGAAGACCTTGAGCGGCGGCCGCATCGGCATCGCCTCACAAGCGCTGGGCATCGCCAGCGGCGCCTATGAACTGGCACTGGCCTACAGCAAGGAGCGGAAAGCCTTCGGCAAGGCCATCAGCGAGCATCAGGCGATCGCCTTCAAGCTGGCTGATATGGCCACCGAGATCGAGGCCGCGCGCCTGCTCTGCCTGAAAGCCGCCTGGCTGAAGGACAAGCACCTGAACTACGACCAGGCCAGCGCCATGGCCAAGGTGTTCGCCAGCGAGGTGGCCATGCGTACCACGGTGGAGGCCGTGCAGGTGCATGGCGGCTACGGGTACGTGAAGGAATACCACGTGGAGCGCCTGATGCGCGATGCCAAGATCACCCAGATCTACGAGGGCACCAGCGAGGTGCAGCGCATCGTGATCAGCCGCGGCCTGCTGAAGGGCTGA
- a CDS encoding polysaccharide export protein encodes MRSPHRLLLPLALLLLASCVSRRSVNYLNDPSLAPGASKLFENQKFEYRLQVNDVLSIRVLGLDDQTHRYFNIEGPGGGMGVNDAMLYVNGFSVDKNGYVHLPQVGKVKLQGLTLGEAQDLVQRKINEYFTNATVILKMVNWRVSLLGAVSRPGTYMVYNNQITILDALSMAGGPVELADKSHVTLMRQSDRGVQALYVDLSTTEVLRSEYYYLLPNDVVFVPHLRARPARINIEILSIILSTLSTAAVVFTVVKNNTQ; translated from the coding sequence ATGCGATCACCTCACCGGCTCCTGCTCCCGCTGGCGCTGCTGCTCCTGGCCTCCTGCGTGAGCCGCCGCAGCGTCAATTACCTCAACGACCCCTCGCTCGCACCCGGTGCCAGCAAGCTCTTCGAGAACCAGAAGTTCGAGTACCGGCTGCAGGTGAATGATGTGCTCAGCATCCGCGTGCTCGGCCTAGACGACCAGACCCACCGCTACTTCAACATCGAAGGGCCGGGCGGCGGCATGGGCGTGAACGACGCCATGCTCTACGTGAACGGCTTCTCGGTGGACAAGAACGGCTACGTGCACCTGCCCCAGGTGGGCAAGGTGAAGCTGCAGGGCCTCACTTTGGGAGAGGCGCAGGACCTGGTGCAGCGCAAGATCAACGAGTACTTCACCAACGCCACGGTGATCCTGAAGATGGTGAACTGGCGCGTGAGCCTGCTAGGCGCGGTGAGCCGGCCCGGCACCTACATGGTCTATAACAACCAGATCACCATCCTCGATGCGCTCAGCATGGCCGGCGGCCCAGTGGAGCTCGCGGACAAGAGCCATGTAACGCTGATGCGGCAGAGCGACCGCGGCGTGCAGGCCCTGTACGTTGACCTGAGCACCACCGAAGTGCTGCGCTCGGAGTACTACTACCTGCTGCCCAACGATGTGGTGTTCGTGCCCCACCTGCGCGCGCGCCCGGCCCGGATAAACATCGAGATCCTCTCCATCATCCTCAGCACGCTGAGCACCGCCGCCGTGGTGTTCACCGTGGTGAAGAACAACACCCAATAG
- a CDS encoding polysaccharide biosynthesis tyrosine autokinase, protein MAAQGSDVIDLRAVVRKILRRWWWFLLTGIMSGALGVAYLKTTPKTYYVGARMLMGEGQRGFGARQEDFIKGMSLVRGSSELEDDIALLTSRSMIVKTLRRLDFGVSYHTTKRFLTQEQYGFPPFRVQLDSVSVQVSGIPIHVKVDRAAGTYRVTAKGKNVLLYNVQKQELTEDYVADYELDQTAAIGEPFIGEHLSFTIEFPEDRQYSPETDYFFKINSLDAQVMNYSARLSVTAPEDNGHVVSLSMVGATPKKDIDFINTLMAAFIESALHKQQQKGLRTIAFIDEQLGVVGDSLQRAEQDMQQVRTSTSLFNAAGTADALAQERSRLENERSLIQRRRVYCTGLLEKIRSQSDLRNVPAPSSSGIDDPVLNNLVLEITRLSSDLAARTGTTGVKNDPATIAMERKLKNLVQSLEQTGASLVERAEIDYSEITARISSLGYQLGQIPREERELGIKQRKLGLNEDVFKYLQEKKAEAGIAIASDQVDKSVVDEARLSLVGAIGPDKKMVLGGALLIGLLLPVLLIVLLDFFNDRITDLDELKRLTALPVLAVIPGSKRRRIAADEPKSLLAESFRTARINLQYLRANAPRQVIGFTSGTSGEGKTFCAVNMASVLALSGKRVLLIDADMRRPNVHRTMDLPEGQGLSTYLIGEADLSAIITHTDVPGLDAIVAGPIPPNPGELAESPRMAELIESMRQRYDHIVVDSSPLGLVSEFVVLMGHLDVTLYVVRERYTRRSTLRTVTDLVQKGQLGRVDVLFNDVKAERGNGYGYYTK, encoded by the coding sequence ATGGCCGCGCAAGGCTCCGACGTCATCGACCTGCGCGCCGTGGTGCGCAAGATCCTGCGCCGCTGGTGGTGGTTCCTGCTCACCGGCATCATGTCCGGCGCGCTTGGCGTGGCTTACCTGAAGACCACGCCCAAAACCTACTACGTAGGCGCCCGCATGCTCATGGGCGAGGGGCAGCGCGGATTCGGAGCCCGGCAGGAGGATTTCATCAAGGGCATGTCGCTGGTGCGCGGCAGCTCCGAGCTCGAGGACGATATCGCGCTGCTCACTTCGCGCAGCATGATCGTGAAGACCCTCAGGCGCCTCGACTTCGGGGTCAGCTACCACACCACCAAGCGCTTCCTCACCCAGGAGCAGTACGGCTTCCCGCCCTTCCGCGTGCAGCTCGATTCGGTGAGCGTGCAGGTCAGCGGCATCCCGATCCACGTGAAGGTCGATCGTGCGGCGGGCACCTATCGCGTGACCGCCAAAGGCAAGAACGTGCTGCTCTACAACGTGCAGAAACAGGAGCTCACCGAGGACTACGTGGCCGACTACGAGCTCGACCAGACGGCCGCCATCGGCGAGCCTTTCATCGGCGAGCACCTCAGCTTCACCATCGAGTTCCCGGAGGACCGCCAATACAGCCCCGAGACGGATTACTTCTTCAAGATCAACAGCCTCGATGCGCAAGTGATGAACTACAGCGCCCGGTTGAGCGTGACTGCGCCCGAGGACAACGGCCACGTGGTCTCCCTCTCCATGGTGGGCGCCACGCCGAAGAAGGACATCGATTTCATAAACACCCTGATGGCCGCATTCATCGAATCAGCCCTGCACAAGCAGCAGCAGAAGGGCCTTCGCACCATCGCCTTCATCGACGAGCAGCTCGGCGTGGTGGGCGATTCGCTCCAACGCGCCGAGCAGGACATGCAGCAGGTACGCACGAGCACCAGCCTCTTCAATGCTGCCGGCACCGCCGACGCCCTGGCCCAGGAGCGCTCCCGGCTCGAGAACGAACGGAGCTTGATCCAGCGCCGCCGCGTGTACTGCACAGGGCTGCTGGAGAAGATCCGCTCCCAGAGCGACCTGCGCAACGTTCCCGCCCCCTCGAGCAGCGGCATCGACGACCCCGTGCTCAACAACCTCGTGCTCGAGATCACGCGCTTGAGCTCCGATCTGGCCGCTCGCACGGGCACCACCGGCGTGAAGAACGATCCTGCCACGATCGCCATGGAACGCAAGCTGAAGAACCTCGTGCAATCGCTCGAGCAAACCGGTGCGAGCCTGGTGGAGCGCGCGGAGATCGACTACAGCGAGATCACTGCGCGGATCAGCTCACTCGGCTACCAGCTTGGGCAGATCCCGCGCGAGGAGCGCGAGCTGGGCATAAAGCAGCGCAAGCTCGGCCTGAACGAAGACGTGTTCAAGTACCTGCAGGAGAAGAAAGCCGAGGCCGGTATCGCCATCGCCTCGGATCAGGTGGACAAGAGCGTGGTGGATGAGGCGCGGCTATCGCTGGTCGGCGCCATCGGCCCCGATAAGAAGATGGTGCTGGGCGGCGCCCTGCTGATCGGCCTGCTGCTGCCGGTCCTGCTGATCGTTCTGCTCGACTTCTTCAACGACCGCATCACCGACCTCGACGAGCTCAAGCGCCTCACGGCACTGCCCGTGCTCGCCGTGATCCCCGGCAGCAAGCGGCGCCGGATCGCAGCGGATGAACCCAAGAGCCTGCTGGCCGAATCGTTCCGCACCGCGCGCATCAACCTGCAATACCTGCGGGCCAATGCCCCTCGTCAGGTCATCGGCTTCACCAGCGGCACCAGCGGTGAAGGCAAGACCTTCTGCGCGGTGAACATGGCAAGCGTGCTCGCGCTCTCGGGCAAGCGCGTGCTGCTGATCGATGCCGATATGCGCCGCCCGAACGTGCACCGGACCATGGACCTTCCCGAAGGCCAGGGACTGAGCACCTACCTGATCGGTGAGGCCGATCTGAGCGCCATCATCACACATACCGATGTGCCCGGCCTGGATGCCATCGTAGCAGGGCCCATACCGCCGAATCCGGGCGAACTGGCCGAGAGCCCGCGAATGGCCGAACTGATCGAATCCATGCGCCAGCGCTACGACCACATCGTGGTGGACTCCTCGCCCCTTGGCCTGGTGAGCGAATTCGTCGTGCTCATGGGACACCTCGATGTGACCCTGTACGTGGTGCGCGAGCGTTATACCCGCCGGAGCACCCTGCGCACCGTGACCGATTTGGTGCAGAAGGGTCAGCTCGGCCGGGTGGATGTGCTGTTCAATGATGTGAAGGCCGAGCGCGGCAACGGGTACGGCTACTATACCAAGTAG
- a CDS encoding flippase, producing MLRSEGAQKVLKNVSWLFVERIIRLGVVLLTGVAMARALGDELFGQLNYATGFVGLFFALGAMGIDEILVRDLVRHPEKRDDLLGSAALLKLFGAILIVLLSTAGAFIKGMDGFTVTLVLIIASAELLRPIGVIDQWFMSQVKAGPVARVQMAQSIISSAAKLTLAWAVHAGHVSGKAALTGFAWMYALEYVLLSIGYLSAFNRAGLSWKHWRATRAMVVRLLGESWPMLVYGMALFVQARIDQVMIKDLLTASDGEEAAFAEVGQYSVALRMIEALGFLPVIVQGSLAPAITKAKAVSHALYTDRLLNQYRLMFGLFLATAIPIYLLAKPIVVLLFGEEFEPAGALLGLFAIRLFFTNMGTGKRGFITNEGLFRYSLFTALVGVALNVGINWVLIPDLRSIGAIWATIISFFVSIFVLDLITARTRENLRLMVTGILTFWKFHRAA from the coding sequence ATGCTCCGGTCCGAAGGCGCGCAGAAGGTCCTCAAGAACGTATCGTGGCTCTTCGTTGAGCGCATCATCCGCCTGGGCGTGGTTCTGCTCACCGGCGTGGCGATGGCCCGCGCGCTCGGTGATGAGCTCTTCGGGCAGCTCAATTACGCCACGGGATTCGTGGGGCTCTTCTTCGCGCTCGGCGCCATGGGCATCGACGAGATCCTGGTGCGCGACCTGGTGCGGCATCCGGAGAAACGCGACGATCTGCTTGGGAGCGCGGCCTTGCTGAAGCTCTTCGGCGCCATCCTCATCGTGCTGTTGAGCACGGCCGGTGCCTTCATCAAGGGCATGGATGGCTTCACGGTCACCCTGGTGCTGATCATCGCCTCCGCGGAACTCCTGAGGCCCATCGGCGTGATCGACCAATGGTTCATGTCGCAGGTGAAGGCGGGGCCGGTGGCGCGCGTTCAGATGGCGCAATCAATCATCTCCTCTGCGGCGAAGCTCACCCTGGCCTGGGCCGTGCACGCTGGCCATGTCAGCGGCAAGGCAGCGCTCACCGGTTTCGCATGGATGTACGCGTTGGAGTATGTGCTGCTCTCGATCGGCTATCTCAGCGCTTTCAACCGTGCGGGGCTTTCATGGAAGCATTGGCGGGCGACGCGTGCCATGGTGGTGCGCTTGCTGGGTGAATCGTGGCCCATGCTCGTGTACGGGATGGCGCTCTTCGTGCAGGCCCGCATCGATCAGGTGATGATCAAGGACCTGCTCACCGCCTCCGACGGCGAAGAAGCCGCCTTTGCCGAAGTGGGCCAGTACAGCGTGGCGCTGCGCATGATCGAAGCGCTCGGATTCCTGCCGGTGATCGTGCAAGGAAGCTTGGCACCGGCAATCACCAAGGCCAAGGCCGTTTCGCATGCGCTCTACACCGATCGCCTGCTCAATCAGTACCGGCTCATGTTCGGCCTCTTCCTGGCTACCGCCATCCCGATCTATCTCTTGGCCAAGCCCATCGTGGTGCTGCTCTTCGGAGAGGAGTTCGAGCCGGCCGGCGCGCTGCTGGGCCTCTTCGCCATCCGTCTTTTCTTCACCAACATGGGCACCGGGAAGCGCGGCTTCATCACCAACGAGGGCCTCTTCCGCTACTCGCTCTTCACGGCCTTGGTGGGCGTCGCGCTCAATGTGGGCATCAACTGGGTCCTGATACCTGACCTGCGCTCCATCGGTGCCATCTGGGCCACCATCATCTCTTTCTTCGTGAGCATCTTCGTGCTCGACCTGATCACCGCGCGCACCCGTGAGAACCTGCGCCTGATGGTCACCGGCATCCTCACCTTCTGGAAGTTCCACCGCGCCGCATGA
- a CDS encoding O-antigen ligase family protein: MIRKSQLFNALFIAGFPVFGLGSYQGGKGSISEGMLISIAPFAAIVLIHLIDAAYRRGLRRSLTPVWWLAMAYIGTLIASQFVALRGGIPGVLFGNAVISGLFYLLPFLAAVVVHLNGRSDPGFDFGRILFIGLSALLALNVLGFLGGVRAVGHAFEGRANFPFLRGIYTGAHLLSVWALMLMVRMRGAAQRPAATVLAMLALAIGLYFMLRINSRLSTLIFMMLTVLFVTKAIKVVRGLYAISLFTLPLLLSFSALVYQVISKPFFAAILGRVSYEDVTSFNGRSHIWQAIGDWVWSDRTGLLWGNGYKGHYALRLYDHVAVLWGTSHSYNIHSHSTFAEVLVSQGIVGVLLLYAVFWKAFKHYRSQYLEGTSQAPLFAGLCYLLFIWQIDIFCYGMDLGHAILFAMLAPLCVRPPASDAALLK, from the coding sequence GTGATCCGCAAGAGCCAGCTGTTCAACGCCCTGTTCATCGCGGGCTTCCCGGTCTTCGGCTTGGGCAGCTACCAGGGCGGCAAGGGCAGCATCAGCGAAGGCATGCTGATTTCGATTGCGCCATTCGCAGCCATCGTGCTCATCCACCTGATCGACGCGGCTTACAGGCGGGGCCTGCGGCGTTCGCTCACGCCGGTCTGGTGGCTCGCCATGGCCTATATCGGCACCTTGATCGCCTCGCAGTTCGTCGCATTGCGAGGCGGCATCCCCGGCGTTCTCTTCGGGAATGCGGTGATCAGCGGCCTTTTCTACCTCTTGCCCTTCCTGGCGGCGGTGGTGGTGCACCTGAATGGGCGCAGCGATCCCGGGTTTGATTTCGGCAGGATCCTCTTCATCGGCCTCAGCGCCTTGCTCGCGCTGAATGTGCTGGGCTTCCTGGGCGGCGTGCGCGCGGTGGGCCATGCCTTCGAGGGTCGGGCCAACTTCCCCTTCCTGCGCGGGATCTACACCGGTGCGCACCTGCTCAGCGTCTGGGCCCTGATGCTCATGGTGCGCATGCGCGGCGCCGCCCAGCGTCCAGCGGCCACCGTGCTTGCTATGCTGGCCCTTGCCATCGGCCTCTATTTCATGCTGCGCATCAATAGCCGCCTATCCACCCTCATCTTCATGATGCTGACCGTGCTCTTCGTGACCAAGGCGATCAAGGTGGTGCGCGGACTTTATGCCATCTCGCTCTTCACCCTGCCCCTGCTGCTGAGCTTTTCGGCCTTGGTGTACCAAGTGATCAGCAAGCCCTTCTTCGCCGCCATCCTGGGCCGTGTCTCTTATGAGGACGTGACCTCCTTCAATGGCCGAAGCCACATCTGGCAGGCGATCGGCGATTGGGTCTGGAGCGACCGCACCGGCCTGCTCTGGGGGAATGGCTACAAGGGCCACTATGCGCTTCGCCTGTATGACCATGTGGCCGTGCTCTGGGGCACCTCGCATAGCTACAACATCCATTCGCACAGCACATTCGCCGAAGTGCTCGTGTCGCAGGGCATCGTCGGGGTGCTGCTGCTGTACGCGGTTTTCTGGAAAGCCTTCAAGCATTACCGCAGCCAATACCTCGAGGGCACTTCGCAGGCTCCGCTGTTCGCAGGGCTGTGCTACCTGCTCTTCATCTGGCAGATCGACATCTTCTGCTACGGCATGGACCTCGGCCACGCGATCCTGTTCGCCATGCTGGCTCCGCTGTGCGTCAGGCCTCCTGCCTCGGATGCGGCCTTGCTGAAATGA